GGCCCAGGCTCACCGGCTGGTGAAAGTAGCCGAAGCGCAGCGGCCGCACCGCTTTCCCGCGCAGCAGACGGGCGATGACGGTGGCGGTGTAGTCGGCGGTGACCACGCCACTCTGGCAGGTGCCGTGCAACTGGCCCCATGCCTGTCGCACCGATGCGGCGTCTCCGACAGCGTGGATCTCCGGGTGCGACACCGAGCGCAGGGTGGGGTCGGTGATGATGAGTCCGCTTGCGTCGGTGGTGATTCCGGCCTGAGCGGCCAGCGGCGACACTCGCACGCCGGTGGTCCAGAGGATCAGGTCGGAGGGAACGAGTTCGCCGGTGTCCAGCCGCACTGCGTCGGGCAGCACCTTGGTGACCTTGACCCCGGCCATACGCACCACCCCCAGCCGGTCCAGGGCTCGGTTGAGGTAGGCGCGGGCCTTCTCGCCCATCATGCCGCCGAGTTCGGCTGCGCTGACCAGGTTGACGGCCAGACCCGGGTGCGCCTCGGCTATTTCGGCAGCCGCCTCGATGCCGGTGAGCCCGCCACCGCAGACGGTGACCGTTCCGCCCACGGCGGCGATGTCGCGCAGCCGCCGCGAGAAGCGATGCGCGAGCCGGGGGTCGTCGAGGGTCCACGCGTGATCCGCCGCGCCGGGGACGATGCTCGTGTCGGTGGCGCTACCGAGGGCGTAGACCAGCGAGTCGTAGTAGAGGACCGAGCCGTCGTCGAGGGTGACGATGCGGTCGGCGGTGTCGATGGCGGTGGCCGTCGCCTGGCGGAATTCCACGCCGGTGCCCTTCAGCAGGTCCGGGATCTGGTAGTCGGTCAGTTCCTGGCCCGCCGCGACCTGGTGCAGGCGCAGTCGCTCGGTGAAGCGGGGCGAGGGGTTCACCAGGGTGATGCGGGTGTTCAGCTTGCGGGTGTAGCGGGCCAGCCGAGCCGTGGCGATGAGGCCGGCGTAGCCGGCGCCGAGGACGACGATCTCGTGGGTTGTGGTGGTGTTCATCGCTCGCTCCCTGTGGGGCTTGTTCGTGGGGTCGGCTATGGGACAGGGCAGCCCCGGAGAACGTGACACATCTTCGATGTGACCTGCATCACTACTTGCTGTGGCATCTGTCCAACAGTCGGAACTTCCGGGACGAGCGGTTTGTCCAGCGAAAACAAGCGGTCGGGGTAGCGCGCGGTGCGTATGTTCACCTGTTCGGTGGTGTGGCCGTTCGCGGCGGCAGCTCGCAGCAATTAACTTCGAGGAATGTTGGTTGGTGACCGTGAGGTCGAGGTGTTCGAGAACTCCAGGCCGCGATTGGAGGCGATCGCGTACCGCCTGCTGGGTTCGGCGAGCGATGCCGAGGACGCGGTGCAGGATACGTTCCTGCGCTGGCAGGCCGCCGACCGCGAGCTCGTCGAGACGCCCGAGGCGTGGCTGACGAAGGTGCTCACGAACATCTGCCTCAATCAGCTCACCTCGGCGCGGTCGCGGCGAGAGGCGTATGTGGGCCAGTGGCTGCCCGAGCCGGTCTTCGCCGGGGACCGGATGCTCGGTCCGGCCGACACTGTCGAGCAGCGCGAATCGGTCTCGATCGCGATGCTCACGCTGATGGAGCGGCTGTCTGCCCGGGAACGCGTCGTGTACGTGCTGCGCGAGGCGTTCGGTTACTCGCATGGTGAGATCGCCGAAGTCCTCGAGGTCACCGAGTCGAATTGCCAGCAGATCTACCGGCGCGCCAAGCAGCACATGGCCGGCGAACGGACTCGCGTGGAGGTAGACGAGGCCGCCGCCCGCAAGATCGTCGACGAGTTCCTCGCCGCCGCACTGAGCGGCAACACCGACTCACTGGTGCGGCTGCTGACCGATGATGCGATCAGCGCGGGCGACGGCGGCGGCGTGGTCTTCTCGCTGCCGGAGCCGATCACGGGCGCGCTGCGGGTGGCGAGATTCCTGCGCCGCCTGTTCGAGCCGACCGCCGCCAAATGGGAGATGATCGGCGGTCGCGCCGCTCTGTTCGCCGCGGTGGTCAATGGCGTGCCCGCGCTGGTGATCGTGGTCGGCGACCGGGTCGTCGGTGTCATCTCCTTGGAGGTGACGACCGACGGCATCGCGGCCGTCCACACCCAGGCCAACCCGAGCAAACTGGTACGCGCCACGCGCCGCTGGGCGATGTCCGGGCATGGGGACCCACTCCTCGACGTCTGGTGACCTAGATCACATTTCACTTCTGTCAGGGTTCGCGCCGCTGTCCGGTTCAGGTAGCGAACACCACCCAGACAGGAGTGAGACCATGACCCACCGCATCGTCATCCTCGGCGCCGGATACGCCGGAGCCAACGCCGCCGGTCGCCTCGCCAAGCGGCTGCACCCCGCCGATGTCGAGATCACCCTCGTCAACGCCGATCCGGAATTCGTCGAGCGGGTCCGCATGCACCAGTACGCGACCGGCCAGGATCTCGAGCGCCGCGCGCTGATCGACGTCTTCGCGGGCACCGGCGTGCGGGTGCGGCCGGCGCGAGTGACCGCGGTCGACGCCGAGCGTAAGACCGTGAGTGTCACCGACGCCGACGGTCCCGGCGAGATCGCCTACGACACCCTCGTCTACGCCCTCGGCAGCGCCGCCGCCGACGGTGGTGTTCCCGGCGTGGCCGAGCACGCCTACGACATCGCCGGCAAGCAGTCCGCGCAGCGGTTGCGAGACCGTCTGGCAAGCCTGGCCACGGGTGCGACCGTGCTGATCGTCGGGGGCGGCCTGACCGGCATCGAAGCCGCCACCGAGATCGCCGAAGCCCGACCGGATCTGGCTGTCGCTCTCGCCGCTCGCGGCGGCCTCGGGGACTGGCTGAGCGACAAGGCCCGACAGCACCTGCGCAAGGCGTTCGACCGGCTCGGTATCGATGTGCACGAGAACACCGACATCGTCCGCGTCCAGCCGGCCGGCGCGGTCACCGCCGACGGCCGCACGATCCCGGCCCGGATGACCGTGTGGACAGCCGGTTTCACCGTCCACCCGATCGCCGCGGCCACCACCTTGCAGGTGTCGGCGACCGGGCAGATCGTCGTCGACGACACGATGCGGTCGGTCTCGCACCCCGATGTCTACGCCGTCGGCGACGCCGCGCTCGCCCCTGGAGCGAACGGCGATCCGCTGCGCATGTCCTGCGCCTCGGGAGTCCCGACGGCCTACCAGGCCGCCGACGCCATCGCCGCACGACTGACCGGCCGGAAGATCCCTCGCAATGCGATCGGCTACACCGGCCAGTGCATCAGCCTCGGCCGCCGCGACGCCATCGTGCAGTGGGTCACCCCCGACGATCAGCCCAAACCCTCCGCCCTCACCGGCCGGGCGGCCGCGCGAGTCAAAGAGCTCATCTGCAAGAGCGCGGCCTGGAGCATCTCGCACCCGACAATGATGATCCCGTCCCGCCGTCGTCACATCACCACAGCCGAGCCGAGCCACGCGATCAACGCGTGACGCCGCGCCCGCTACGGGCCGTGCCGAACGATCCGGCGGAGTCGCACTGGAAGTCGTCAGGCGCGGTCGGGAAGCGGGTGGGACTCCAGGCTGCCCATGATCATGTCGGTGAGTGCGGTGATCGCGTCGGCGGTGGTCGTGCGGCCGTGGTTCAACTCGATCGCGATGGCCTCGGCCGCGCCCAGGATGCCGACGCAGCGCAACCGCAGCGCCGGGGGCGCCAGGGTCGAGTGTGGCTGGAGTGCGGCGGCCATCAGGTCGGTATAGCTGTCGTACATCTCGCGTTGGGCCGCCTCCATGTCCGGGTTCCCCCTCAGCGCGGCGGAAATCGCGGTGAGCTCCGGCATGTCGGCGGCGCAGGCGAAGTAGACGGCACTGGTGACGCGGGCGACGTCCGTCGCGGTGGGTCCGGCCTCGCGCAACGCTTGTACCGACGCGGCCCGCTGCCGTTCGTCGAGCCGCCGATAGAGGGCGAGCAGCAACCCGGGGCGGGTGC
Above is a genomic segment from Nocardia sputorum containing:
- a CDS encoding TetR/AcrR family transcriptional regulator, which gives rise to MATTPPRLSKQARREQLLETALSVVRAHGADALTLVTLAEAAGVTRPVVYDHFGTRPGLLLALYRRLDERQRAASVQALREAGPTATDVARVTSAVYFACAADMPELTAISAALRGNPDMEAAQREMYDSYTDLMAAALQPHSTLAPPALRLRCVGILGAAEAIAIELNHGRTTTADAITALTDMIMGSLESHPLPDRA
- a CDS encoding NAD(P)/FAD-dependent oxidoreductase, with translation MTHRIVILGAGYAGANAAGRLAKRLHPADVEITLVNADPEFVERVRMHQYATGQDLERRALIDVFAGTGVRVRPARVTAVDAERKTVSVTDADGPGEIAYDTLVYALGSAAADGGVPGVAEHAYDIAGKQSAQRLRDRLASLATGATVLIVGGGLTGIEAATEIAEARPDLAVALAARGGLGDWLSDKARQHLRKAFDRLGIDVHENTDIVRVQPAGAVTADGRTIPARMTVWTAGFTVHPIAAATTLQVSATGQIVVDDTMRSVSHPDVYAVGDAALAPGANGDPLRMSCASGVPTAYQAADAIAARLTGRKIPRNAIGYTGQCISLGRRDAIVQWVTPDDQPKPSALTGRAAARVKELICKSAAWSISHPTMMIPSRRRHITTAEPSHAINA
- the sigJ gene encoding RNA polymerase sigma factor SigJ, producing MLVGDREVEVFENSRPRLEAIAYRLLGSASDAEDAVQDTFLRWQAADRELVETPEAWLTKVLTNICLNQLTSARSRREAYVGQWLPEPVFAGDRMLGPADTVEQRESVSIAMLTLMERLSARERVVYVLREAFGYSHGEIAEVLEVTESNCQQIYRRAKQHMAGERTRVEVDEAAARKIVDEFLAAALSGNTDSLVRLLTDDAISAGDGGGVVFSLPEPITGALRVARFLRRLFEPTAAKWEMIGGRAALFAAVVNGVPALVIVVGDRVVGVISLEVTTDGIAAVHTQANPSKLVRATRRWAMSGHGDPLLDVW
- a CDS encoding NAD(P)/FAD-dependent oxidoreductase, giving the protein MNTTTTHEIVVLGAGYAGLIATARLARYTRKLNTRITLVNPSPRFTERLRLHQVAAGQELTDYQIPDLLKGTGVEFRQATATAIDTADRIVTLDDGSVLYYDSLVYALGSATDTSIVPGAADHAWTLDDPRLAHRFSRRLRDIAAVGGTVTVCGGGLTGIEAAAEIAEAHPGLAVNLVSAAELGGMMGEKARAYLNRALDRLGVVRMAGVKVTKVLPDAVRLDTGELVPSDLILWTTGVRVSPLAAQAGITTDASGLIITDPTLRSVSHPEIHAVGDAASVRQAWGQLHGTCQSGVVTADYTATVIARLLRGKAVRPLRFGYFHQPVSLGRKDAVIQFTNADDTPNRWHLAGKAAVIYKEQVSSTPPVAAKMSRYLALPVQLSKGGRATRKTA